Proteins encoded in a region of the Thermocaproicibacter melissae genome:
- the ispG gene encoding flavodoxin-dependent (E)-4-hydroxy-3-methylbut-2-enyl-diphosphate synthase, which translates to MRKSKRIMVGNVPMGGGAPITVQSMLNVPASQLEKSVQQAKELAEAGCDILRAAIPNEEAVALIPAIKEAVSIPLVADIHFDYRLALAAADAGVDAIRINPGNIGSDDRVKAVAEACRARHIPIRIGVNSGSVQKQFLEKYGGPTPDALAESALYHASLLEKFDFTDIVISIKSSNVETMIRANEIVAEKCDYPLHLGVTEAGTERIGIMKSALGIGSLLRSGIGDTIRVSLTADPVKEVEAGIDLLKILGLRGGVKIVSCPTCGRTKIDLIAIASEVEKRLANCRKNITVAVMGCAVNGPGEAREADVGIAGGDGCGLIFKKGQIVRRVPEEKLIDCLMEEINHL; encoded by the coding sequence ATGAGAAAATCAAAACGGATAATGGTTGGAAATGTTCCCATGGGCGGAGGAGCACCCATCACGGTACAGTCTATGCTGAATGTGCCCGCCAGCCAATTGGAAAAAAGCGTTCAGCAGGCGAAAGAACTTGCCGAGGCCGGCTGTGATATTCTTCGTGCGGCGATTCCGAATGAAGAAGCCGTTGCCTTGATTCCTGCCATTAAAGAAGCTGTTTCCATTCCGCTGGTTGCGGATATTCATTTCGATTACAGGCTTGCTCTTGCAGCAGCTGACGCCGGGGTTGATGCGATTCGCATCAACCCCGGAAACATCGGTTCCGACGACCGAGTGAAGGCTGTTGCCGAGGCCTGCCGAGCAAGGCATATTCCAATCCGAATCGGAGTAAACTCCGGCTCCGTTCAGAAGCAGTTTTTAGAAAAATACGGCGGGCCTACGCCGGATGCTTTAGCCGAAAGCGCGCTGTACCACGCTTCTTTGCTTGAGAAGTTCGATTTTACGGATATTGTCATTTCTATCAAGTCTTCCAACGTAGAAACGATGATTCGAGCAAATGAAATCGTAGCGGAAAAGTGTGATTACCCGCTGCATCTTGGCGTGACAGAAGCCGGAACCGAAAGAATCGGAATTATGAAATCTGCCCTCGGCATCGGCTCGTTGCTTCGCAGCGGTATCGGCGATACGATTCGCGTTTCTCTGACTGCAGACCCCGTGAAAGAAGTGGAAGCGGGAATTGACTTGCTCAAAATTCTGGGCCTGCGCGGCGGTGTTAAAATCGTTTCCTGCCCAACCTGCGGTCGCACAAAGATTGACCTGATTGCGATTGCTTCCGAAGTGGAAAAACGTTTGGCTAATTGCCGCAAAAACATTACGGTTGCTGTCATGGGCTGCGCTGTCAATGGACCCGGTGAAGCGCGAGAGGCCGATGTGGGCATAGCCGGCGGAGACGGATGCGGCTTAATATTCAAAAAGGGGCAGATTGTTCGCCGCGTCCCGGAAGAAAAACTGATTGACTGCCTAATGGAAGAAATCAATCATTTGTAA
- the hisZ gene encoding ATP phosphoribosyltransferase regulatory subunit, with product MKKNSRITPEGTKDYLFEECTLRRKIQKQLSDVFEGHCYREVMTPGFEFYDVYDPDFSGIPQEIMYKMTDRLGRLLVMRPDNTISIARLTATRLQNLPKPIRLFYNQPVCRNNPGLSGRINENLQMGIELLGADGFRPDLEVLAIAVESLSKCMPGFRLEIGHAGFFQALSTSLPVSDETREDIRAAIESKNDAALQSLLAPLEESDAVRALCSLPRLFGGEEVFQQAEKFCTGDLKNTLDYLHGIYRSLAEYGLGSSLIVDLGLVQRNDYYTGIVFSAYVEEYGDAVLLGGRYNNLLSHFGMPMPAVGFGVNVDAIAQTLSQRQRISFPQKAELLVHGEPGYETKALHYASQLIAEGKKCETSVFSSENEAAAYALKAGIERLDIVGETIRTVDLKGRKL from the coding sequence ATGAAAAAAAACAGCCGCATTACACCGGAAGGAACAAAGGACTATCTTTTTGAAGAATGTACGCTTCGCCGCAAAATTCAAAAACAGCTTTCTGATGTATTTGAAGGCCATTGCTATCGGGAAGTCATGACACCGGGATTTGAATTCTATGATGTTTATGACCCCGATTTTTCCGGAATTCCGCAGGAAATCATGTATAAAATGACCGATCGGCTCGGGCGCCTTCTTGTAATGCGGCCTGACAACACGATTTCCATTGCCAGGCTTACTGCAACGAGGCTTCAGAATCTTCCGAAACCGATTCGGTTATTTTATAACCAACCGGTTTGCCGCAATAACCCAGGTTTAAGCGGACGTATCAATGAAAATCTGCAAATGGGAATTGAACTTCTCGGTGCCGATGGATTTCGGCCTGACCTTGAAGTTCTGGCAATTGCCGTCGAATCATTGAGCAAGTGCATGCCCGGTTTTCGCCTTGAAATCGGGCACGCCGGATTTTTTCAGGCTCTTTCCACTTCTCTCCCGGTTTCGGATGAGACAAGGGAAGATATCCGTGCCGCAATCGAGTCGAAGAATGACGCGGCTTTGCAGTCTTTGCTCGCTCCGCTTGAAGAAAGCGATGCAGTACGGGCCCTTTGCTCATTGCCTCGTCTTTTCGGCGGGGAGGAAGTTTTTCAGCAGGCCGAGAAATTCTGTACCGGTGACTTGAAAAACACTCTTGATTATTTGCACGGAATCTATCGCTCCCTCGCTGAATACGGCCTTGGAAGCAGCTTGATTGTAGACCTTGGGCTTGTGCAGCGAAACGATTATTACACAGGAATCGTTTTCAGTGCATATGTCGAGGAATACGGTGACGCCGTACTTCTCGGTGGCCGATATAATAACCTTCTCAGCCATTTTGGAATGCCGATGCCCGCTGTGGGATTCGGTGTCAACGTAGACGCGATTGCGCAGACTCTTTCCCAGCGGCAGCGAATCAGTTTCCCACAAAAAGCTGAGCTGTTGGTGCACGGAGAACCAGGCTATGAAACCAAGGCGCTTCATTATGCCTCTCAGCTCATCGCAGAAGGGAAAAAATGCGAAACCAGTGTGTTTTCTTCGGAAAACGAAGCTGCTGCTTATGCTTTGAAAGCAGGAATTGAACGTTTGGACATCGTGGGGGAAACCATCCGCACGGTTGACCTGAAGGGAAGGAAATTATGA
- a CDS encoding pyridoxal phosphate-dependent aminotransferase, whose amino-acid sequence MAYEVNEKIRELVPYQPITGNYRIRLDANESFLVPENEILKAIQKDAVSVAFQRYPDPIAQELCEAFAKAYNVNVENVVAGNGSDELISLLFSSFLMKGECAVTLSPDFSMYSFYCGIAEGQNKEFKKRDDFSFSIDDLIDFVNKNKARMLIFSNPCNPTSLGVKREEIRKLVSSVNALVVLDEAYMDFWDQSMLSEVNQYDNLIILRTCSKAIGAASLRLGFAVSNVNLIRFLKAVKSPYNVNSISQKIGAEILKRKDWLAFCRQKICKSRDELFSGLKKIEEKNLGRMRVLKPVTNFVTVKTPECTSIYQKLLKDGIAIRCFDGFLRITAGSETENEELLSAFEKALKE is encoded by the coding sequence ATGGCTTATGAAGTAAACGAAAAAATCCGAGAGCTTGTTCCGTATCAGCCGATTACGGGAAATTACCGCATTCGGCTGGATGCCAATGAATCGTTTCTTGTTCCGGAGAATGAGATTCTGAAAGCCATCCAGAAAGATGCTGTTTCCGTAGCGTTCCAGCGTTACCCTGACCCGATTGCACAGGAGCTTTGTGAGGCATTTGCGAAAGCATATAATGTCAATGTCGAAAATGTTGTAGCCGGAAATGGTTCGGACGAACTGATTTCTCTGCTTTTCTCTTCCTTTTTGATGAAAGGTGAGTGCGCAGTTACGTTGTCACCGGATTTTTCGATGTACAGCTTTTACTGCGGCATTGCGGAAGGGCAGAATAAAGAATTCAAAAAGAGAGACGACTTTTCGTTTAGTATTGATGATCTGATTGATTTCGTAAACAAAAACAAGGCTCGCATGCTGATTTTTTCCAATCCGTGTAACCCGACTTCTCTCGGCGTCAAGCGCGAAGAAATCCGAAAACTGGTTTCGTCAGTTAATGCCCTTGTTGTTCTCGATGAAGCGTACATGGATTTCTGGGATCAGTCCATGCTTTCGGAAGTCAATCAATATGATAACCTGATTATTCTACGCACATGTTCCAAAGCGATTGGTGCGGCATCTTTACGCCTTGGCTTTGCTGTATCCAACGTAAATCTGATTCGGTTCTTAAAAGCAGTTAAGTCGCCCTATAACGTCAATTCTATTTCCCAGAAAATCGGTGCTGAAATTTTAAAGAGAAAAGATTGGCTTGCCTTCTGCCGGCAGAAAATTTGTAAGTCAAGGGATGAACTGTTCAGCGGCTTGAAGAAAATAGAAGAGAAAAATCTGGGAAGAATGAGGGTACTGAAACCTGTTACGAATTTCGTCACCGTAAAAACACCGGAATGCACTTCTATTTATCAAAAGCTTCTGAAAGACGGAATTGCCATTCGTTGTTTCGATGGTTTTCTGCGCATCACAGCAGGAAGTGAGACCGAAAACGAGGAATTGCTCAGTGCTTTTGAAAAGGCACTGAAAGAATAG
- a CDS encoding PolC-type DNA polymerase III produces the protein MKTFGEFFSPYIDMSGFPPLISSGEVRKIQIDSENRVLSVKIRFSSPVERETLYKLENQVAACKQLRLSRAVISPEYPAECFSLDYYPNLVLELKRREASINGTLKDSSPRLENGALVISLHHGGGEFLLSKHADHILSNLIYDEFGIKLPVRFDGVLAIDETNPVHIERMKQTEEKKRRQAVVKMVEEHEASLKQAPRKTISIRSGDTLMPCIVPETAREIFGHIGKGKPVALSTITPDIGSVMVWGEIFSVDQKETRDKQRKIYSINITDYTGSITLKIIEMVNQCKTLDTLTVGSTILVRGDVEYDKYDHEIVLRPRGIATVEQLKVEDTAPEKRVELHMHTSMSSMDGVNSASDLVKRAAQWGHPAVAITDHGVAQAFPDAMNAAAEMAKKGKPIKVIYGMEAYFVNDLVPAVKGETDKTFQDEFIAFDIETTGLSPNSDRITEIGAVRIVNGEVRDSFDTFVNPERPIPAKITELTGITDEMVKDAPSEEEALRSFFDFCGENAVLIAHNADFDTSFIRTAALRHGMEFKNTYIDTIPMCRSLLKGIKNYKLDTVAKFLKLEDFHHHRACDDAAILAKIFLCLLQRTAEDTGAKRISEINTSLAGGDVKKIKSYHMIVLAKNRVGLKNLYKLISKSHLDYFYRNPRIPKTELMRLREGLLIGSACQAGELYEAIYEGQPWQRLCEIASFYDYLEIQPLGNNEFMIREGMVPDEEKLREFNRTIVRLGEKLNKPVVATCDVHFMDPKDGAYRKILMAGLGYKDTDEQAPLYFRTTNEMLEEFSYLGKEKAYEVVVKNTNLIADMVEQLKPIPDGTFPPFIEGAEEQLTNIVWTRAKEIYGDPLPEIVQKRLERELDSITKHGFSILYMTAQKLVADSVKHGYLVGSRGSVGSSFVANLAGISEVNPLEPHYVCPKCKHSEFITDGSYGSGFDLPPKKCPVCGTDYNRDGHTIPFETFLGFDGDKTPDIDLNFSGEYQSSAHRYTETLFGKDNVFKAGTIATVADKTAIGFVKKYEEEKGIVLHRAEELRLAMGCTGVKRTTGQHPGGMVVVPKGMEIYDFCPVQHPANDATSDSITTHFDFHSIHDTICKLDELGHDVPTIYRYLEDYTGIPVMNVSMSDPEVMSLFRSTEALGVKPEDIDSPTGTFSLPEVGTNFVRQMLVDSKPKTFSDLLQVSGLSHGTDVWLGNAQELIKNGTCTISEVIGTRDSIMTYLLHKGLEPKMAFKIMEIVRKGKAPTKLTADYIQAMKDHGVPQWYIDSCMKIKYMFPKAHAAAYMISTLRLGWYKVHRPVEYYAAYFTVRGEDFDGALVMQGREAVRRRMNEISMKGKDATAKDEAAYATLQIVNEMLARGIEVLPVDLYKSEAKKFIVEDQKIRLPFMSLAGIGEAAAKSLAEARKKGKILSIQDLRERTNVSKSVIETLAAAGVLDGLPESSQMTLF, from the coding sequence TTGAAAACATTCGGGGAATTTTTCAGTCCGTACATAGATATGTCTGGCTTTCCACCGCTGATTTCCAGCGGGGAAGTCCGGAAAATCCAAATTGACTCCGAAAACAGGGTATTATCGGTTAAAATCAGGTTTTCTTCGCCTGTAGAACGTGAAACTCTGTATAAACTTGAAAATCAGGTTGCCGCATGCAAACAGCTTCGCCTGAGCCGTGCGGTTATTTCTCCTGAGTATCCTGCCGAGTGCTTTTCACTGGATTATTACCCCAACCTCGTGCTGGAATTAAAGCGTCGTGAAGCAAGCATCAACGGAACATTGAAAGACTCGTCTCCCCGGTTGGAGAACGGTGCACTGGTTATTTCCCTGCACCACGGTGGGGGCGAGTTTTTGCTTTCAAAGCATGCAGATCACATTCTTTCCAACCTGATTTATGATGAATTCGGTATCAAGCTGCCGGTACGTTTTGACGGTGTTTTGGCAATTGACGAGACAAATCCTGTTCACATCGAACGCATGAAGCAAACGGAGGAAAAGAAGCGCCGCCAAGCTGTTGTGAAAATGGTTGAGGAACATGAAGCAAGCCTGAAGCAAGCTCCTAGAAAGACAATCAGCATTCGCAGTGGCGATACTCTCATGCCTTGCATAGTCCCCGAAACAGCAAGAGAGATTTTCGGGCATATCGGAAAGGGAAAACCGGTTGCTCTTTCTACCATAACGCCGGATATCGGAAGCGTTATGGTTTGGGGAGAGATTTTTTCCGTAGACCAAAAAGAAACAAGGGACAAGCAGCGGAAAATCTATTCGATTAACATTACCGATTATACCGGATCCATCACCTTGAAGATCATAGAAATGGTCAATCAATGTAAAACCTTAGATACGCTCACAGTTGGCTCGACAATCCTTGTCCGCGGCGATGTCGAGTATGATAAATATGACCATGAAATTGTTCTTCGGCCTCGCGGCATAGCCACTGTGGAACAATTAAAAGTTGAAGACACCGCGCCGGAAAAACGTGTGGAGCTACATATGCACACAAGCATGTCCTCGATGGATGGCGTCAATTCCGCAAGTGATCTTGTCAAACGCGCGGCGCAATGGGGACATCCTGCCGTGGCAATTACGGACCACGGCGTTGCGCAGGCATTCCCCGATGCAATGAATGCCGCTGCCGAAATGGCGAAAAAAGGCAAACCCATCAAAGTTATCTACGGCATGGAAGCCTATTTTGTCAATGACCTTGTTCCTGCCGTAAAAGGGGAAACCGACAAGACTTTCCAGGACGAATTCATTGCTTTCGATATTGAAACGACCGGCCTCAGCCCGAACAGCGACAGAATTACGGAAATCGGTGCAGTAAGGATTGTAAATGGAGAGGTGAGGGATTCCTTCGATACTTTCGTAAATCCAGAACGTCCGATTCCTGCCAAAATCACTGAGCTGACCGGCATTACGGATGAAATGGTGAAAGATGCTCCCAGCGAAGAAGAAGCCCTTCGATCTTTCTTTGATTTTTGCGGGGAAAACGCCGTCCTGATTGCACACAACGCGGATTTTGATACTTCCTTCATACGCACCGCTGCCTTAAGGCATGGAATGGAATTCAAGAATACATATATTGATACAATTCCAATGTGCCGCTCTCTGCTGAAGGGAATTAAGAACTATAAGCTGGACACTGTTGCCAAATTTCTGAAGCTCGAAGATTTCCATCATCACCGTGCCTGCGACGATGCCGCAATTCTGGCAAAGATTTTTCTTTGTCTGCTCCAGCGCACAGCAGAAGATACCGGCGCAAAGAGAATTTCCGAAATCAACACGTCGCTGGCCGGCGGTGATGTAAAGAAAATCAAATCCTACCACATGATTGTCTTGGCAAAGAACCGGGTTGGCTTGAAGAATCTCTATAAATTAATTTCAAAGTCGCATTTAGACTATTTTTATCGGAATCCGCGTATTCCGAAAACAGAACTGATGCGGCTTCGTGAAGGACTCTTAATCGGCAGCGCCTGCCAAGCAGGTGAGCTCTATGAGGCTATTTATGAGGGGCAGCCTTGGCAGCGGCTTTGTGAAATCGCGTCCTTTTACGATTATCTTGAGATCCAGCCCCTTGGAAACAATGAATTCATGATACGGGAAGGCATGGTACCCGACGAAGAGAAACTCCGTGAATTTAACCGCACCATCGTTCGCCTTGGTGAAAAACTGAATAAACCGGTCGTCGCAACATGCGATGTTCATTTCATGGACCCGAAAGACGGGGCATACCGCAAAATCCTCATGGCCGGTCTAGGTTACAAAGACACTGATGAACAGGCACCGCTCTATTTCCGTACCACAAACGAAATGCTTGAGGAGTTTTCTTATCTCGGAAAAGAGAAAGCCTACGAAGTCGTTGTCAAGAATACCAATTTAATTGCAGACATGGTTGAACAGCTCAAGCCGATTCCGGACGGTACCTTCCCGCCGTTCATTGAAGGCGCCGAGGAACAGCTGACGAATATTGTCTGGACGCGGGCTAAGGAGATATACGGCGACCCGCTTCCGGAGATTGTTCAGAAGCGGCTTGAACGAGAACTTGATTCCATCACAAAGCACGGTTTTTCCATTCTTTACATGACAGCGCAGAAACTTGTGGCCGATTCCGTCAAACATGGATATCTCGTTGGTTCGCGTGGTTCTGTCGGTTCTTCTTTTGTCGCCAATCTGGCTGGAATTTCTGAGGTTAATCCGCTTGAACCCCATTATGTCTGCCCAAAATGCAAGCACAGTGAATTTATAACGGACGGCAGTTATGGAAGCGGTTTTGACCTTCCGCCCAAAAAATGCCCTGTCTGCGGGACGGATTACAACCGCGATGGCCACACGATTCCGTTTGAAACGTTCCTCGGCTTTGACGGAGATAAAACACCGGATATTGACTTGAACTTTTCTGGTGAATATCAATCTAGTGCACATCGCTACACAGAGACGCTTTTCGGAAAAGACAACGTTTTCAAAGCAGGAACGATTGCAACGGTTGCGGATAAGACTGCAATCGGTTTTGTAAAAAAATATGAGGAAGAGAAGGGCATCGTTCTGCACCGTGCGGAGGAACTGCGTCTTGCTATGGGTTGCACCGGCGTAAAACGCACAACCGGTCAGCACCCGGGTGGCATGGTTGTTGTGCCCAAGGGAATGGAAATCTATGATTTCTGCCCAGTTCAGCACCCCGCCAACGATGCAACTTCCGACAGTATCACAACCCATTTCGACTTCCATTCCATTCATGACACGATTTGTAAACTTGACGAACTCGGCCATGATGTTCCGACAATTTATCGCTACCTTGAAGACTACACTGGAATACCGGTGATGAACGTTTCCATGAGTGACCCGGAGGTCATGTCCCTTTTCCGATCAACGGAAGCGCTCGGCGTCAAGCCGGAGGACATTGATTCTCCCACCGGTACTTTCTCCTTGCCGGAAGTCGGTACGAATTTTGTTCGCCAAATGCTGGTTGATTCCAAGCCAAAAACATTTTCCGACCTGCTGCAGGTTTCGGGTTTGTCGCACGGAACGGACGTATGGCTTGGCAATGCGCAGGAATTAATTAAAAACGGAACCTGCACCATTTCGGAAGTTATCGGAACACGCGACAGCATTATGACGTATTTGCTGCACAAAGGTTTGGAGCCGAAGATGGCATTTAAAATCATGGAAATTGTCCGAAAAGGAAAAGCTCCAACAAAATTGACCGCAGACTATATTCAGGCGATGAAGGACCATGGTGTACCCCAGTGGTACATTGATTCTTGTATGAAAATTAAATACATGTTCCCAAAGGCACATGCTGCCGCCTATATGATTTCCACCCTGCGCCTCGGCTGGTATAAAGTACATCGCCCCGTGGAATATTATGCGGCCTACTTTACGGTCCGCGGAGAAGATTTTGACGGTGCTCTTGTCATGCAAGGCCGAGAGGCCGTGCGCCGCAGAATGAACGAAATCAGCATGAAGGGAAAAGATGCCACTGCGAAAGACGAGGCCGCCTACGCAACTTTACAGATTGTCAACGAAATGCTTGCCCGCGGAATAGAGGTTCTGCCGGTTGACCTCTATAAATCCGAAGCAAAAAAATTTATCGTGGAAGATCAAAAAATTAGACTTCCGTTCATGTCTTTGGCGGGAATCGGCGAAGCTGCCGCGAAAAGTCTCGCAGAGGCCAGAAAGAAAGGGAAAATCCTTTCCATTCAAGATCTTCGCGAACGCACAAATGTCTCAAAATCCGTAATTGAAACACTGGCTGCGGCCGGTGTGCTTGACGGTCTCCCGGAAAGCAGCCAAATGACGTTGTTCTGA
- the hisD gene encoding histidinol dehydrogenase, whose translation MQILKEKEGFGPELIAQLKKRSNKATAQIESSVSEIIAKVREEGDRAVAEYTKKFDGSVPETIELSKEQMISLAAQCGEEFLGALHRAAQNIREFHERQKQQSWFETRENGVMLGQRIRGLSRVGIYVPGGTAAYPSSVLMNAIPAKIAGVGEIIMATPPSKDGKPNPAIMAAAVEAGVDRVFQVGGAQAIAAMAFGTETIPAVDKIVGPGNIFVATAKKQLYGTVGIDMVAGPSEILILADETANPKFLAADLMSQAEHDVLASAILLTTSEKIAEETLKELERQKSSLERKDIITQSLDNFGAIVVCSSMDEAVNFANELAPEHLEICTENPMDYIGRIDNAGSVFLGHYAPEPLGDYYAGPNHVLPTGGTARFFSPLSVDSFVKKSSFLYYTKEALAEAQEDIITLANAEGLTAHANSIKVRE comes from the coding sequence ATGCAGATTTTGAAAGAGAAGGAAGGATTCGGTCCTGAACTGATTGCTCAGTTGAAAAAGCGCTCCAACAAAGCAACTGCACAGATTGAATCCTCCGTATCAGAAATTATCGCCAAAGTTCGGGAAGAGGGCGACCGTGCGGTAGCCGAATACACAAAGAAGTTTGACGGTTCCGTTCCGGAAACAATAGAACTTTCAAAAGAGCAGATGATAAGCCTTGCCGCGCAATGCGGAGAAGAATTTCTCGGTGCATTGCATCGCGCCGCACAGAATATCCGTGAATTCCACGAACGTCAGAAACAGCAAAGCTGGTTTGAAACCCGCGAAAACGGCGTCATGCTGGGGCAGAGGATCCGTGGGCTGTCTCGCGTAGGGATTTATGTGCCGGGCGGAACTGCCGCATACCCTTCTTCGGTACTTATGAACGCAATCCCTGCGAAAATTGCCGGCGTTGGGGAAATCATCATGGCAACACCTCCTTCAAAAGACGGAAAACCAAATCCGGCCATTATGGCTGCAGCAGTTGAAGCCGGAGTTGACCGCGTCTTTCAGGTAGGCGGAGCACAGGCCATTGCGGCCATGGCATTCGGAACCGAAACCATCCCCGCAGTCGACAAAATCGTAGGGCCTGGAAATATTTTCGTTGCAACTGCAAAGAAGCAGCTTTACGGAACAGTTGGCATCGATATGGTGGCAGGCCCAAGCGAAATTCTGATTCTAGCCGATGAAACGGCAAATCCGAAATTCCTCGCTGCTGACCTGATGTCTCAGGCAGAACATGATGTTTTAGCTTCTGCCATTCTGCTCACCACTTCGGAAAAAATCGCAGAAGAAACACTCAAGGAGCTGGAGCGTCAGAAATCTTCGCTGGAGCGTAAAGATATTATTACGCAGTCACTCGATAACTTCGGTGCGATTGTCGTGTGCAGCAGCATGGATGAAGCAGTGAATTTTGCAAATGAACTTGCTCCCGAGCATCTTGAAATCTGCACGGAAAATCCAATGGATTACATTGGGCGCATTGATAATGCCGGTTCCGTTTTTTTAGGTCATTACGCGCCGGAACCTCTCGGAGATTACTATGCAGGCCCGAACCATGTTCTGCCAACGGGCGGTACTGCTCGTTTCTTCTCGCCGCTTTCTGTTGACAGCTTCGTGAAGAAGTCGAGTTTTCTGTATTACACAAAAGAAGCGCTCGCCGAGGCACAAGAAGATATTATCACTCTGGCAAACGCAGAAGGTCTGACCGCCCATGCAAATTCCATAAAGGTGAGGGAATAA
- the hisG gene encoding ATP phosphoribosyltransferase codes for MRPLRIALTKGRLEEKTIDLLEKIGCDCSAVRNKGRKLILPVDNGKYEVVLAKAADVITYVEHGVCDLGVVGKDTIMEHGGSFYEVLDLGFGKCRFALAGPKGCDFFTGYSSRTVASKYPNVTAEYFSGKAMDVRIIKIEGSVELAPLLGLSDAIVDIVETGSTLKENGLEVIDTVCDISARLIVNAASMKLRKDEIEELVNQMKRVVHKEA; via the coding sequence ATGAGGCCGCTCAGAATTGCCCTCACAAAGGGAAGACTGGAAGAAAAAACGATTGATTTGCTCGAAAAGATTGGCTGCGATTGTTCTGCTGTTAGAAATAAAGGGCGCAAGCTGATTTTGCCGGTGGACAACGGAAAATACGAAGTCGTGCTTGCCAAAGCCGCCGACGTAATTACATATGTTGAGCATGGTGTTTGTGACCTAGGCGTAGTCGGAAAAGATACCATCATGGAACACGGCGGCAGCTTTTACGAAGTGCTTGACCTTGGTTTTGGAAAATGCCGTTTTGCCTTGGCAGGGCCAAAGGGCTGCGACTTTTTCACGGGATATTCTTCGAGAACGGTTGCCTCAAAATACCCCAATGTGACGGCGGAGTATTTTAGCGGCAAAGCAATGGACGTACGAATTATTAAAATTGAAGGCTCGGTGGAGCTCGCTCCGTTGCTCGGCCTTTCCGATGCGATTGTCGACATCGTAGAAACCGGTTCGACCTTGAAGGAAAACGGCCTTGAGGTTATTGATACTGTTTGTGATATTTCAGCCAGACTGATTGTCAATGCAGCCAGCATGAAACTTCGCAAAGACGAAATTGAGGAACTTGTAAACCAGATGAAAAGGGTAGTCCACAAGGAAGCCTGA
- the hisB gene encoding imidazoleglycerol-phosphate dehydratase HisB gives MRTSVQKRTTRETDVSVSLNLDGGESSISTGIGFFDHMLNSFAVHGGFGLTVKAVGDLNVDCHHTIEDTGIVLGKAFAEALGDRSGIARFGSSYVPMDESLAFTAVDISGRPFLVFHADFAQDRIGEYDTCMTEEFFRAFAFQAGFTMHARVEYGTNAHHQTEALFKSAARAIRSAVTISGGGVLSTKGIL, from the coding sequence ATGCGCACTTCTGTTCAAAAGCGCACGACGCGCGAAACCGACGTTTCCGTCAGCTTGAACCTCGATGGAGGAGAAAGCAGTATTTCTACCGGAATCGGCTTTTTCGACCACATGCTGAATTCCTTTGCAGTCCATGGTGGTTTTGGCCTGACAGTAAAGGCGGTCGGAGACCTGAATGTAGACTGCCACCACACCATAGAGGATACCGGAATTGTATTAGGCAAAGCGTTCGCCGAAGCCCTTGGAGATCGTTCCGGAATTGCTCGCTTCGGCAGCTCTTATGTTCCAATGGATGAATCGCTTGCTTTTACAGCAGTGGATATCAGCGGAAGGCCTTTCCTTGTTTTCCACGCTGATTTCGCGCAAGACCGTATAGGGGAATACGATACTTGCATGACGGAAGAATTTTTCAGAGCTTTTGCATTTCAGGCTGGTTTTACGATGCATGCTCGTGTGGAATATGGAACAAATGCACATCATCAGACAGAAGCGCTATTTAAATCTGCCGCTCGTGCTATCCGCTCTGCGGTAACGATTTCCGGCGGCGGTGTACTTTCGACAAAAGGCATCCTTTGA